Proteins from one Aquila chrysaetos chrysaetos chromosome 5, bAquChr1.4, whole genome shotgun sequence genomic window:
- the CACNG5 gene encoding voltage-dependent calcium channel gamma-5 subunit translates to MLLGMSACGRKALTLLSSVFAVCGLGLLGISVSTDYWLYLEEGIVQPQNQTAEIKLSLHSGLWRVCFLAGEERGRCFTIEYVMPMNIQLTSESTVNVLKMIRSATPFPLVSLFFMFIGFILSNIGHIRPHRTILAFVSGIFFILSGLSLVVGLVLYISSINDEMLNRTKDSETFFNYKYGWSFAFSAISFLLTESAGVMSVYLFMKRYTAEDIYRPHPGFYRPRLSNCSDYSGQFLHPDAWARGRSPSDISSEASLQMNSNYPALLKCPDYDQMSSSPC, encoded by the exons ATGCTGTTGGGAATGAGCGCCTGCGGCAGGAAGGCGCTGACCCTGCTCAGCAGCGTGTTCGCCGTCTGCGGCCTCGGCCTCCTGGGCATCTCCGTCAGCACCGACTACTGGCTCTACCTGGAGGAGGGCATCGTCCAGCCCCAAAACCAGACGGCGGAAATCAAACTGTCGCTGCATTCGGGgctctggagggtctgctttCTGGCAG GTGAAGAGCGTGGCCGGTGCTTCACTATCGAATACGTCATGCCCATGAACATCCAGCTGACATCCGAATCCACAGTCAACGTCCTGA AGATGATCCGCTCGGCCACCCCCTTCCCTCTGGTCAGCCTCTTCTTCATGTTCATCGGCTTCATCCTGAGCAACATCGGCCACATTCGGCCTCACAGGACCATCCTCGCTTTCGTCTCGGGGATATTCTTCATCCTGTCAG GTCTGTCCCTGGTGGTGGGGCTGGTCCTCTACATATCCAGCATTAATGACGAGATGCTGAACAGGACCAAGGACTCGGAAACGTTCTTCAATTACAAATACGGATGGTCGTTTGCCTTCTCTGCCATCTCGTTCCTTCTCACAGAG AGCGCCGGGGTGATGTCCGTTTACCTGTTCATGAAGCGATACACGGCCGAGGACATCTACCGACCTCACCCCGGCTTCTACCGTCCCCGTCTGAGCAACTGCTCCGACTACTCGGGGCAGTTCTTGCACCCGGACGCGTGGGCGCGGGGACGCAGCCCTTCGGATATCTCCAGCGAGGCGTCCCTGCAGATGAACAGTAACTACCCGGCTCTGCTCAAGTGTCCCGACTACGACCAGATGTCCTCGTCCCCGTGCTGA